In Pengzhenrongella sicca, a single genomic region encodes these proteins:
- a CDS encoding ABC transporter ATP-binding protein: MIEAHSLTKRYGAKTAVDAIDFTVRPGLVTGFLGPNGAGKSTTMRMIVGLDRPSDGSVTVNGKPYAQHRAPRHQVGALLDARAVHPGRSARNHLLAIAATHRIGKKRVDEVIGITGLESVARQRAGGFSLGMGQRLGLAAALLGDPATLILDEPVNGLDPEGVAWVRVFLRSLAAEGRTVFLSSHLMSEMAQTADHIIVLGRGRVVADAPVGEILAGAGAGTVRVRSPRAEQLAGILETEGGAVTLVESDVLSVTGIDAERIAELAAAAGVVVYELTPIAGSLEDAYMALTRDEVEYHTTQTLAEENR; this comes from the coding sequence TTGATTGAAGCCCACTCTCTGACCAAGCGTTACGGCGCCAAGACCGCCGTCGACGCCATCGATTTCACCGTGCGCCCGGGCTTGGTCACCGGATTCCTCGGACCTAACGGCGCCGGAAAGTCGACGACGATGCGGATGATCGTGGGGCTCGACCGGCCGTCCGACGGCTCGGTCACAGTGAATGGCAAACCGTACGCCCAGCACCGTGCGCCCCGGCATCAGGTCGGGGCACTGCTCGACGCCAGAGCGGTGCACCCCGGCCGAAGTGCCCGCAACCACCTGCTGGCGATCGCGGCGACCCATCGCATCGGCAAGAAGCGCGTGGACGAGGTCATCGGCATCACCGGTCTCGAATCCGTGGCGCGTCAGCGCGCGGGCGGATTCTCGCTCGGCATGGGCCAGCGACTCGGCCTCGCCGCGGCGCTCCTCGGTGACCCGGCCACCCTCATCCTCGACGAGCCGGTCAACGGTCTCGATCCAGAGGGCGTGGCCTGGGTGCGTGTGTTCCTGCGCAGCCTCGCCGCCGAGGGGCGCACCGTGTTCCTCTCCTCGCACCTGATGAGCGAAATGGCACAGACCGCCGACCACATCATCGTTCTCGGACGAGGGAGGGTCGTCGCGGATGCGCCGGTCGGCGAGATCCTCGCGGGGGCTGGGGCCGGCACGGTGAGGGTGCGCTCGCCCCGCGCGGAGCAGCTCGCCGGAATCCTCGAGACAGAGGGCGGAGCAGTGACGCTCGTCGAGAGCGACGTGCTCTCGGTCACGGGCATCGATGCTGAGCGCATCGCAGAGCTGGCCGCCGCGGCGGGCGTGGTGGTCTACGAGCTCACCCCGATCGCAGGCTCCCTCGAAGACGCTTATATGGCGCTGACCCGCGACGAGGTCGAGTACCACACGACACAGACCCTCGCGGAGGAGAACCGATGA
- a CDS encoding GOLPH3/VPS74 family protein, which translates to MSDVTAGVSSDGLARSAGAEPTLPEIVMLLLFNPRNGAISGEGLTLMYTLGGAMLTELAIGGHIELDVGKRGAHAVGDGPADPLMRGAWKRVPSSARKIRSLVVDIGPRSRESTLNALVKRGEIRRVPHRFLGLIPTHALKGGITDTRERLLGPVRAALVDGVEPDGRTAALIALLSASGNLAAMHADIPWSGEVYTRGKKFERGEWGARAASEIIVATLVTQVVGNAFATTLATLARPD; encoded by the coding sequence ATGAGCGACGTGACCGCGGGTGTTTCTTCAGACGGCCTGGCCCGCAGTGCGGGTGCGGAGCCCACCCTCCCTGAGATTGTCATGCTTTTGCTTTTCAACCCCCGCAATGGTGCAATCTCCGGCGAGGGGCTGACGTTGATGTACACCCTCGGCGGCGCGATGCTCACCGAGCTCGCCATCGGCGGCCACATCGAACTCGACGTCGGAAAGCGCGGCGCGCACGCCGTCGGAGACGGTCCCGCGGATCCGCTCATGCGAGGGGCGTGGAAGCGCGTCCCCAGCTCAGCGAGAAAGATTAGATCGCTCGTGGTCGATATCGGCCCGCGATCAAGGGAGAGCACCCTCAACGCCCTCGTGAAGAGGGGTGAGATTCGCCGGGTTCCGCACCGGTTCCTCGGACTTATCCCGACACATGCGCTCAAGGGTGGCATCACCGATACACGGGAGCGCTTGCTCGGTCCAGTTCGGGCGGCACTGGTGGATGGCGTCGAGCCCGATGGCCGTACCGCTGCACTCATCGCGCTGCTCTCAGCGAGCGGGAATCTCGCCGCGATGCACGCCGACATACCTTGGTCGGGAGAGGTCTACACCCGGGGTAAGAAATTCGAGCGGGGCGAGTGGGGCGCTCGGGCCGCCTCGGAGATCATCGTCGCCACACTCGTCACGCAGGTCGTGGGCAATGCGTTCGCAACAACCTTGGCTACGCTCGCCCGCCCCGACTGA
- a CDS encoding ABC transporter permease subunit: MSATATKVFTPSGHNLGFGGIVWSEWIKLRSIRSTWWLYGTMLAFTVGVGAQLASSLGFGNADVEPTREAVQALGVNASTVSTDFTALIVSVLAVLFMAGEYGSGMIGTTLTSVPKRVPALLGKALVFAVATFVMSTVAVAITIPLSVAMLSGRGIDIDLGDPLYWRAQLGVVLYLVLAGLIALAIGAILRSTAGGIAGALGLSFAVPIAVSLFIRSSSEVWVQNVQALLPTELGRILFSHPGQWAFIAPGTSPVQPPAGVWVLQPWQAGLLLVAWVVALLAVAAMLLKRRDA, from the coding sequence ATGAGCGCGACCGCCACGAAAGTGTTCACGCCCTCGGGCCACAACCTCGGTTTCGGGGGCATCGTGTGGTCGGAATGGATCAAGCTCCGCAGCATCCGCTCGACCTGGTGGCTGTACGGGACGATGCTCGCGTTCACCGTTGGTGTGGGCGCGCAGCTGGCGTCGTCCCTCGGCTTCGGCAATGCGGACGTCGAACCCACCCGCGAGGCCGTGCAGGCCTTGGGGGTGAACGCGAGCACGGTGAGCACCGACTTCACCGCCTTGATCGTGAGCGTTCTCGCCGTGCTGTTCATGGCTGGTGAATACGGATCGGGAATGATCGGCACGACGCTGACGTCCGTTCCGAAGCGCGTGCCCGCCCTGCTGGGCAAGGCGTTGGTCTTCGCCGTGGCGACGTTCGTCATGAGCACCGTCGCTGTCGCGATCACCATCCCGCTCTCCGTTGCCATGCTGTCAGGAAGGGGCATCGACATCGACCTGGGCGACCCGCTCTACTGGCGCGCGCAGCTGGGAGTGGTGCTCTACCTAGTGCTGGCTGGTCTCATCGCTCTCGCGATCGGTGCGATCCTCCGCAGCACCGCCGGCGGCATCGCGGGCGCGCTCGGCCTGTCGTTCGCGGTACCGATCGCGGTGAGCTTGTTCATCCGAAGCTCGTCAGAGGTGTGGGTTCAGAACGTCCAGGCACTGCTCCCGACAGAACTAGGGAGAATCCTCTTCAGCCACCCAGGACAGTGGGCCTTCATCGCGCCCGGCACGTCGCCGGTGCAACCACCAGCTGGCGTCTGGGTACTTCAACCCTGGCAGGCAGGACTGCTGCTCGTTGCATGGGTAGTCGCGCTGCTCGCCGTCGCCGCCATGCTCCTCAAGCGCCGCGACGCCTAA
- a CDS encoding sensor histidine kinase: protein MILPLLAVVGVLLVARQAQTWLEAIVLGLGLVAALIAYERWTAGEIARVAIPCLVVAAAVWPFGALVMDSQTQAAYYSIAIVGGLTIPQLPRHRGTAAVGLAAYVAAVGVLGLVTAAQADASDLISEVIVPTGLTVILIGLMFPNKGFYDVVADLEEERDRESELALIRQRMRFASDLHDIQGHTLHVVKLKIALARKLIHSDTERVEQELREVYDLVGDTIAQTKELAYGQRKLNLSVELENARNLLEAAGIHVRVDRPAEVGVRAIDLLGQVLRETTTNILRHSRATLVRIALSEHSITIVNDGVVDDVLPELRGLAVLARRVSDDGGELTVRLEGGRFLTAASFPPPPPGNHPVTTTASVR, encoded by the coding sequence ATGATCCTGCCCCTGCTCGCTGTGGTCGGGGTGCTCCTGGTGGCAAGGCAGGCCCAGACCTGGCTCGAGGCCATCGTCCTGGGGCTGGGCCTCGTCGCGGCGCTGATTGCCTACGAGCGATGGACGGCGGGCGAGATCGCGCGCGTGGCGATCCCGTGCCTCGTCGTGGCCGCAGCGGTCTGGCCGTTCGGTGCGCTCGTGATGGACAGCCAGACGCAGGCGGCGTACTACTCGATCGCCATCGTGGGCGGCCTCACGATTCCCCAGCTGCCCCGCCACCGCGGCACAGCAGCGGTTGGGTTGGCCGCATACGTGGCCGCGGTCGGCGTGCTGGGACTGGTGACCGCCGCCCAGGCCGACGCGAGCGACCTCATCTCCGAGGTGATCGTCCCCACCGGGCTGACGGTGATCCTGATCGGCCTGATGTTCCCTAACAAGGGGTTCTACGACGTCGTGGCGGATCTGGAGGAAGAGCGGGACCGCGAGTCGGAACTGGCCCTCATCCGCCAACGGATGCGCTTCGCCAGCGACCTGCACGATATCCAGGGCCACACCCTGCACGTGGTGAAGCTGAAGATCGCGTTGGCTCGCAAGCTGATCCACAGCGACACCGAGCGCGTGGAGCAGGAGCTGCGCGAGGTCTACGACCTGGTCGGCGACACGATCGCGCAGACCAAAGAACTCGCGTACGGGCAACGCAAGCTCAACCTCTCCGTGGAGCTGGAGAACGCCAGGAATCTCCTCGAAGCGGCGGGTATCCACGTCCGCGTCGACCGTCCGGCCGAGGTCGGCGTTCGCGCCATCGACCTGCTCGGGCAGGTGCTAAGGGAGACGACGACCAACATCTTGCGGCACTCGCGAGCAACCCTGGTTCGCATCGCGCTCTCGGAGCACAGCATTACCATCGTCAACGACGGCGTCGTCGACGACGTGCTACCGGAGCTGCGGGGGCTTGCCGTCCTAGCACGCCGAGTGTCGGACGACGGCGGCGAGCTCACGGTTCGCCTCGAAGGCGGGCGATTCCTGACAGCGGCGTCCTTCCCCCCACCACCTCCCGGCAACCACCCGGTGACGACCACAGCGAGCGTCCGATGA
- a CDS encoding ABC transporter permease — protein MLPIARSELSQILRNRALLVANLIPPVAASAFFIYNRDVFERIGSLGYIAAVIVFTIGAFSLYTTVVTTLAARRQTLFLKRLRSTAVSDPAILSGLVLPVGAISLLQVGLILGAFATVSGRPANVLLLVAAIAAAFVMMLALAMATAGVTNSPEHAQVTTLPLSLGTIAVVNWVAITGTDSLAPLKRLLPGGSATELVVNAWNGGVPLADSLLLLIPTLAWVVVAIALASRLFRWEPRR, from the coding sequence ATGCTTCCCATCGCACGCAGCGAACTCAGCCAGATCCTCCGCAACCGCGCCCTCCTGGTCGCCAACCTCATCCCGCCCGTTGCCGCGAGCGCGTTCTTCATCTACAACCGCGACGTGTTCGAGCGCATCGGCAGCCTCGGCTACATCGCGGCCGTGATCGTGTTCACCATCGGCGCGTTCAGCCTGTACACCACCGTGGTGACCACCCTTGCCGCTCGTCGGCAGACCCTCTTCCTCAAGCGGCTGCGCTCCACCGCGGTCAGCGACCCGGCCATCCTTTCCGGACTGGTGCTCCCCGTGGGCGCCATCTCCCTCCTCCAGGTCGGGCTGATTCTCGGGGCATTCGCCACAGTCAGTGGGCGGCCCGCCAACGTCCTGCTCCTCGTGGCGGCGATCGCTGCGGCGTTCGTGATGATGCTGGCCCTGGCCATGGCAACGGCCGGGGTGACGAACTCTCCCGAGCACGCCCAGGTCACCACCTTGCCGCTCAGCCTAGGCACCATCGCCGTGGTCAACTGGGTCGCTATCACCGGCACCGACAGCCTCGCCCCGCTCAAACGGCTGCTACCCGGCGGCTCAGCCACGGAGCTGGTCGTCAACGCCTGGAACGGCGGGGTCCCCCTTGCCGACTCCCTGCTCTTGCTCATCCCGACCCTCGCCTGGGTCGTCGTAGCGATCGCGCTCGCCTCACGGCTGTTCCGCTGGGAGCCGCGACGGTGA
- a CDS encoding ABC transporter ATP-binding protein: MTSETIIDVDTLNVTYGDFHAVKDLSFQVERGELYALLGTNGAGKTSALEVIEGHRKASSGAVRVFGTNPTNRRAVRPRMGIMLQDSGFSPDLTVSESVRLIGHLTERTDTVDRVLGLVDLTSKTDTRVSSLSGGEKRRLDFATAVYGRPELIVLDEPTTGLDIQSRDALWDAVEQLREDGSTIVLTTHYLEEAQQHADRVGLMHRGLLRRQGTVPELTRALPATIQFSLAPNAPAPPMHSAPVSDRSYLIETFHLQADLKQLLDWADVQAVDLRELSAAPTRLDDVFRAMDTEPAPA; this comes from the coding sequence ATGACATCCGAGACCATCATCGACGTCGACACGCTGAACGTCACCTACGGCGACTTTCATGCCGTGAAGGACCTGTCGTTCCAGGTCGAGCGGGGGGAGCTGTACGCCCTGCTCGGCACCAACGGGGCTGGCAAGACCTCCGCCCTGGAAGTCATCGAAGGGCACCGCAAGGCCTCCTCGGGCGCGGTGCGCGTCTTCGGCACGAACCCGACGAACCGGCGAGCGGTACGACCCCGGATGGGGATCATGCTCCAGGACAGCGGGTTCTCCCCCGATCTCACCGTCTCCGAATCCGTCCGGCTGATCGGACACCTCACCGAGCGCACCGACACGGTCGACCGGGTACTCGGCCTCGTCGACCTCACGAGCAAGACCGACACCAGGGTGTCTTCGCTTTCCGGCGGCGAGAAGCGGCGCCTCGACTTCGCCACCGCCGTATACGGACGACCCGAGCTGATCGTCCTGGACGAGCCCACCACGGGGCTGGACATCCAATCCCGCGACGCCCTCTGGGACGCCGTCGAGCAGCTGCGCGAGGACGGCTCCACCATCGTGCTGACGACCCACTACCTCGAAGAGGCGCAGCAGCACGCCGACCGCGTCGGACTAATGCACCGCGGCCTCCTGCGCCGCCAGGGAACCGTGCCCGAACTGACCCGGGCCCTGCCCGCGACGATCCAGTTCTCCCTCGCCCCCAACGCCCCCGCGCCACCGATGCACTCCGCACCGGTGTCCGACCGGTCCTATCTGATTGAGACCTTCCACCTGCAGGCGGACCTCAAGCAGCTGCTCGACTGGGCAGATGTGCAGGCGGTCGATCTTCGCGAGCTGTCCGCCGCCCCGACCCGGCTGGACGACGTCTTCCGCGCCATGGACACCGAGCCGGCACCCGCCTGA
- a CDS encoding alpha/beta hydrolase: MENQLKELAPDVAGSDDTHAEPSPNDNSSVFLAVTCDNTRLSGDVSDYQRAVAKDRKQCRVFGAATANIMPCAFWPYEQAEVPVAMVDDAPENNLIVQHRRDPVTPYAGSAMLHERFDNRSKPVSVDGSGHGVFIYGDSACADNLTTTFLVDGKMPSKDRRC, from the coding sequence GTGGAGAACCAGCTGAAGGAATTGGCGCCTGACGTCGCCGGCTCCGACGACACGCACGCTGAGCCTTCTCCCAACGACAACAGCTCGGTGTTCCTCGCGGTGACATGCGATAACACGAGACTCTCCGGGGACGTCTCGGACTACCAGCGTGCCGTCGCCAAGGATCGCAAGCAGTGCCGGGTGTTCGGCGCCGCGACAGCCAACATCATGCCGTGCGCCTTCTGGCCGTACGAACAGGCGGAAGTACCGGTCGCTATGGTCGACGACGCGCCCGAAAACAATCTGATTGTGCAGCACCGTCGCGACCCGGTCACGCCCTACGCAGGTAGCGCGATGCTGCATGAGAGGTTCGACAACCGTTCGAAGCCGGTGAGCGTCGATGGGAGCGGCCACGGCGTCTTCATCTACGGCGACAGTGCGTGCGCAGACAACCTCACCACGACCTTCCTGGTCGACGGGAAGATGCCGTCGAAGGACAGAAGATGCTGA